The proteins below are encoded in one region of Alistipes communis:
- the abc-f gene encoding ribosomal protection-like ABC-F family protein, with protein MISLDNLTVSYGGWTLFDNISFLINPKDRIGLVGKNGAGKTTLLKLIVGEQQPTSGAVSKNGECTVGYLPQQMKVADTTTLVEETASAFKEVLALEAEIAALTREIAERTDYESPAYEALLHRLNDAQDHYHILGGETRDADIEKTLLGLGFKRSDFGRATSEFSGGWRMRIELAKLLLRRPSIFLLDEPTNHLDIESIQWLEEYLKSYNGAVLVISHDRAFLDNVTTRTVELSLGKIYDYKVPYSKYVVLRAERRAQQLAAYENQQRMIEKTEEFIEKFRYKPTKSNQVQSRIKQLERIERIEVDEEDAATLNIKFPPAPRSGQIVAEVKEAGMSFGAKHVFSGADFTIERGQKIALVGRNGEGKTTFARMLIGQLAPTEGSIRLGANVRVGYYAQNQDDLMEGEFTVYDTLDRVAVGDIRTRLRDILGAFLFRGEEVDKKVKVLSGGERSRLAMARLMLEPYNLLVLDEPTNHMDMRSKDILKRALQKYDGTVVVVSHDREFLDGIVDKVYEFRDGGVKEYLGGIYYFLEKRKLDSLRDVERKEAPAPAAAPKTEAPKLTYEQKKEQEKLLRKLRRAVESIETELAETERRIADYDARFAAATAYDEADYKAYDDLKAHYDHLMHEWEKASYELEITENG; from the coding sequence ATGATTTCGCTCGATAATCTCACGGTAAGTTACGGCGGCTGGACGCTGTTCGATAATATCTCGTTTCTGATCAATCCCAAAGACCGCATCGGTCTGGTGGGCAAAAACGGCGCGGGCAAAACCACACTGCTCAAACTCATCGTCGGCGAGCAGCAGCCCACGTCGGGCGCGGTCTCCAAAAACGGCGAATGCACGGTGGGCTACCTGCCGCAGCAGATGAAGGTCGCCGACACGACGACGCTCGTCGAGGAGACGGCATCGGCCTTCAAAGAGGTGCTGGCGCTCGAAGCCGAAATCGCCGCCCTGACACGCGAAATCGCCGAGCGCACCGACTACGAATCGCCCGCCTACGAAGCGTTGCTGCACCGGTTGAACGACGCGCAGGATCACTACCACATCCTCGGCGGCGAGACGCGCGACGCCGACATCGAAAAGACGCTGCTGGGACTGGGTTTCAAGCGGTCGGATTTCGGCCGCGCCACCTCCGAGTTCTCTGGCGGCTGGCGCATGCGCATCGAGCTGGCCAAACTGCTGCTGCGACGCCCCTCGATCTTCCTGCTGGACGAACCGACCAACCATCTGGACATCGAGTCGATCCAGTGGTTGGAGGAGTATCTGAAAAGCTACAACGGCGCCGTGCTCGTCATTTCGCACGACCGCGCCTTTCTGGACAACGTCACCACACGCACCGTCGAACTGTCGCTGGGCAAGATCTACGACTACAAGGTGCCCTACTCGAAATACGTCGTGCTGCGCGCCGAACGGCGTGCGCAACAGCTGGCCGCCTACGAGAACCAGCAGCGGATGATCGAGAAGACCGAAGAGTTCATCGAGAAGTTCCGCTACAAGCCCACCAAGTCGAACCAGGTGCAGTCGCGCATCAAACAGCTCGAACGCATCGAGCGCATCGAGGTCGACGAGGAGGACGCCGCCACGCTCAACATCAAGTTTCCGCCCGCGCCCCGCTCGGGACAGATCGTGGCCGAAGTGAAGGAAGCCGGCATGTCGTTCGGGGCGAAACACGTCTTCTCGGGCGCCGACTTCACCATCGAACGCGGGCAGAAGATCGCGCTCGTGGGCCGCAACGGCGAGGGCAAGACGACCTTCGCGCGAATGCTCATCGGCCAGCTCGCGCCGACCGAAGGGTCGATCCGGCTGGGCGCCAACGTCCGCGTCGGGTACTACGCCCAGAATCAGGACGACCTGATGGAGGGCGAATTCACCGTCTACGACACGCTCGACCGCGTGGCCGTGGGCGACATCCGCACCCGCCTGCGCGACATCCTGGGCGCCTTCCTCTTCCGCGGCGAAGAGGTCGACAAGAAGGTCAAGGTGCTCTCGGGCGGCGAACGCTCGCGGCTGGCCATGGCGCGCCTGATGCTCGAACCCTATAATCTGCTGGTGCTCGACGAGCCGACGAACCACATGGACATGCGCTCGAAGGACATCCTCAAACGCGCCTTGCAGAAATACGACGGCACGGTGGTGGTCGTTTCGCACGACCGCGAGTTCCTGGACGGTATCGTCGACAAGGTCTACGAGTTCCGCGACGGCGGTGTGAAGGAGTACCTGGGCGGCATCTACTACTTCCTCGAAAAGCGCAAGCTCGATTCGCTGCGCGACGTCGAGCGCAAGGAGGCGCCCGCACCCGCCGCCGCACCGAAAACCGAGGCGCCGAAGCTGACCTACGAGCAGAAAAAAGAGCAGGAGAAGCTGCTGCGCAAACTGCGCCGTGCCGTCGAAAGCATCGAGACGGAGTTGGCCGAAACGGAACGGCGGATCGCCGATTACGATGCCCGCTTCGCCGCCGCGACCGCCTACGACGAAGCCGACTACAAGGCCTACGACGACCTCAAAGCGCACTACGACCACCTGATGCACGAGTGGGAGAAGGCCTCCTACGAACTCGAAATCACCGAAAACGGCTGA
- a CDS encoding HD domain-containing protein, translated as MEDRLEKYLRFIREVERLKSVERTAWTTSGRRESTAEHSWRLALLAMVLCGEYPRLDRLRVLQLALVHDLGETYDGDIPAVAQGDPAAKERVERAAVERLAGCLPEGAGRELRGVWEEYEACRTPEAKLVKALDKAETILQHNQGQNPSGFDYEFNLGYGAEWFRADEMLQRLRGLLDADTLRHLEK; from the coding sequence ATGGAAGATCGTCTTGAAAAATATTTGCGCTTTATCCGCGAGGTCGAACGGCTCAAATCGGTCGAGCGGACTGCCTGGACGACGAGCGGGCGGCGCGAAAGCACGGCCGAACACTCGTGGCGGCTCGCGTTGCTTGCGATGGTGCTGTGCGGCGAATATCCGCGGCTGGACCGGCTGCGGGTGCTGCAACTCGCGCTGGTACACGATTTGGGCGAGACCTACGACGGGGACATACCGGCCGTAGCGCAGGGCGATCCCGCTGCGAAGGAGCGCGTGGAACGCGCGGCCGTGGAGCGGTTGGCCGGTTGCCTGCCCGAAGGGGCGGGACGGGAGCTGCGCGGAGTGTGGGAGGAGTACGAGGCGTGCCGGACGCCCGAAGCGAAGTTGGTGAAGGCGCTGGACAAGGCCGAAACCATTCTGCAACACAATCAAGGGCAGAACCCTTCCGGTTTCGACTACGAATTCAATCTGGGGTACGGGGCGGAGTGGTTCCGTGCGGACGAGATGCTGCAACGTTTGCGCGGCCTGCTCGACGCCGACACCCTCCGGCATCTGGAAAAATGA
- the rpe gene encoding ribulose-phosphate 3-epimerase yields MQRIIAPSMLSADFGHLDRDTRMIDKSAAQWIHIDVMDGVFVPNISFGFPVLKFIRQATTKPLDVHLMIVEPERYVKRFVEAGSDIVTFHYEATNAAHRCIDEIHAAGARAGISIKPATSVEVLRDLLPSLDLVLVMSVEPGFGGQKFMDGALGKIAQLRRTIDEAGLSTLIEVDGGISAHNARLLFDTGADVLVAGNAVFGADDPKTEIERMLDV; encoded by the coding sequence ATGCAACGCATTATCGCCCCCTCCATGCTTTCGGCCGATTTCGGCCACCTCGACCGCGACACGCGGATGATCGACAAAAGTGCCGCCCAATGGATACATATCGACGTAATGGACGGCGTCTTCGTTCCCAACATCTCGTTCGGATTCCCCGTCCTGAAATTCATCCGGCAGGCGACGACCAAACCGCTCGACGTACACCTGATGATCGTCGAACCCGAACGCTACGTCAAGCGCTTCGTCGAAGCGGGCTCCGACATCGTGACGTTTCACTACGAAGCCACCAACGCCGCACACCGCTGCATCGACGAAATCCACGCCGCAGGGGCGCGGGCCGGCATCTCGATCAAGCCGGCCACCTCGGTCGAAGTGCTGCGCGACCTGCTGCCGTCGCTCGACTTGGTGCTCGTGATGAGCGTCGAACCGGGCTTCGGCGGACAAAAGTTCATGGACGGCGCACTGGGTAAGATCGCACAGTTGCGGCGCACGATCGACGAAGCGGGCTTGTCGACGCTGATCGAGGTCGACGGCGGCATCTCGGCGCACAACGCCCGCCTGCTCTTCGATACGGGCGCCGATGTACTGGTAGCGGGCAACGCCGTCTTCGGCGCCGACGATCCCAAGACCGAAATCGAACGGATGCTCGACGTATGA
- a CDS encoding DNA recombination protein RmuC: protein METLLILIAAAAGGGCIAAVVSWSRAKTVAADAATAREVAERHAAEAEERLAASERESRAARERAEAEIRTLIEARTKAEAAAEALERKIREGKAEREQAEELLRVQFRNLANDILSEQTRHFKETNREALDLLLKPFKENIADFRTRVEQIYSTEREQHGELKGELKNLMELNRRITAETTNLTNALKGNSKVQGDWGEMILATILDNSNLIRGVHYDCQVTIKDDEGNNQRPDVVLYLPEGKRIVIDSKVSLTAYVEWVGAEEEAARTRYLAAHVASVRQHVNELSRKEYQRLLESPDFVIMFIPNEPAFLAAMQHDSAIWSDAYERKVIISSPTNLFALLKLVDDLWRRNEQSRNQEQIIKYGTTLYEQFVAFAASLEGVGQALDLARAKYDDAYKRLHTGNNNIVRTGERLRRLGLPTAKRPSRRLLDETDGLDAEEELPAAGDGGHDRQ, encoded by the coding sequence ATGGAGACACTGTTGATTCTGATTGCCGCGGCGGCGGGCGGCGGTTGCATTGCAGCCGTCGTATCGTGGTCGCGGGCGAAAACGGTTGCGGCCGATGCCGCTACGGCGCGCGAGGTCGCCGAACGGCACGCCGCCGAAGCGGAAGAGCGGCTGGCCGCGTCCGAACGGGAGTCGCGCGCGGCGCGCGAGCGGGCCGAAGCCGAGATCCGCACGCTGATCGAAGCGCGCACCAAAGCCGAAGCGGCAGCCGAGGCGCTGGAACGCAAGATCAGGGAGGGCAAAGCCGAGCGGGAGCAGGCCGAGGAGTTGTTGCGCGTGCAGTTCCGCAACCTCGCCAACGATATTCTGAGCGAACAGACGCGCCATTTCAAGGAGACGAACCGCGAAGCGCTCGACCTGCTGCTGAAACCTTTCAAAGAGAATATCGCCGATTTCCGCACGCGCGTCGAGCAGATCTATTCGACCGAACGCGAGCAGCACGGCGAGTTGAAGGGTGAATTGAAGAACCTCATGGAGCTCAACCGCCGCATCACGGCCGAGACGACCAATCTGACCAACGCCCTCAAAGGGAATTCCAAGGTGCAGGGCGACTGGGGTGAGATGATCCTGGCGACGATTCTCGACAATTCGAACCTTATCCGCGGCGTGCATTACGACTGTCAGGTGACGATCAAGGACGACGAGGGCAATAACCAGCGCCCCGACGTGGTGTTGTACCTGCCCGAAGGCAAACGCATCGTCATCGACTCGAAGGTCTCGCTCACGGCCTACGTGGAGTGGGTCGGTGCCGAGGAGGAGGCTGCGCGGACGCGTTATCTGGCGGCGCACGTCGCGTCGGTGCGGCAGCATGTGAACGAACTGAGCCGCAAGGAGTACCAGCGGTTGTTGGAGTCGCCCGACTTCGTCATCATGTTCATTCCCAACGAACCGGCCTTCCTGGCGGCCATGCAGCATGACAGCGCCATCTGGAGCGACGCCTACGAGCGTAAGGTCATCATTTCGTCGCCTACGAACCTCTTCGCGCTGCTGAAACTCGTCGACGACCTGTGGCGGCGCAACGAGCAGTCGCGCAACCAGGAGCAGATCATCAAATACGGCACGACGCTCTACGAGCAGTTCGTGGCCTTCGCCGCATCGCTCGAAGGGGTGGGGCAGGCGCTCGACCTGGCGCGCGCCAAATATGACGACGCCTACAAGCGGCTCCACACGGGCAACAACAACATCGTCCGTACGGGCGAACGGCTGCGTCGGTTGGGGCTTCCGACCGCGAAACGTCCTTCGCGGCGGTTGTTGGACGAAACGGACGGACTGGATGCCGAGGAGGAGCTGCCGGCGGCAGGCGACGGCGGACATGACCGGCAGTGA
- a CDS encoding inorganic pyrophosphatase — protein MPRRSCRRQATADMTGSDTMGGGMYGSDRDGVRAAFADGAVSFWEALDALVGGAEIVVDRPRGSHHPDFPEFVYELDYGYLKGTTSADSEGIDVWIGSDPRRQVTGALCTVDLVKHDAELKILVGCTAGDCAVIRRFYRTPLSAVRILRRKKP, from the coding sequence ATGCCGAGGAGGAGCTGCCGGCGGCAGGCGACGGCGGACATGACCGGCAGTGATACGATGGGCGGCGGAATGTACGGTTCGGATAGAGACGGGGTGCGTGCGGCGTTCGCGGACGGTGCCGTTTCGTTCTGGGAGGCGCTCGACGCGCTGGTCGGCGGGGCGGAGATCGTCGTCGACCGTCCGCGCGGTTCGCATCATCCCGATTTCCCGGAGTTCGTCTACGAACTGGATTACGGCTATCTGAAAGGGACAACTTCGGCCGACAGCGAGGGGATCGATGTCTGGATCGGCAGCGATCCCCGTCGGCAGGTGACCGGTGCGCTCTGTACGGTCGATCTGGTGAAGCACGACGCCGAACTGAAAATTCTCGTCGGCTGTACGGCCGGCGATTGTGCCGTGATCCGGCGTTTTTACCGCACGCCGCTCTCGGCGGTGCGGATTCTGCGGCGCAAAAAGCCGTAG
- a CDS encoding GNAT family N-acetyltransferase — protein sequence MSLEGELTRLRALEAEDVDLLYVWENDPAVWGVSGTLAPFSRHTLRRFLDEQRFDLYAARQLRLVVETLDGRAVGLVDLFEFEPVDLRAGIGILIHGAGDRGRGFASDALDVLCRYARQVLGLHQLWCSVAPDNAASLTLFRRAGFVECGRKREWRRTPDGWADELLLQKIF from the coding sequence ATGTCTCTCGAAGGAGAACTCACGCGCCTGCGCGCACTCGAAGCCGAAGACGTCGACCTGCTCTACGTGTGGGAGAACGACCCAGCCGTGTGGGGCGTCAGCGGAACGCTCGCGCCCTTTTCGCGGCACACGCTCAGGCGTTTCCTCGACGAACAGCGCTTCGACCTCTACGCCGCACGGCAGTTGCGGCTGGTCGTCGAGACACTCGACGGCCGCGCCGTAGGACTGGTCGACCTCTTCGAGTTCGAACCCGTCGACCTGCGCGCCGGCATCGGCATCCTGATCCACGGCGCCGGCGACCGTGGACGCGGGTTCGCATCGGATGCGCTGGACGTACTCTGCCGCTATGCACGGCAGGTGCTCGGCCTGCATCAACTGTGGTGCAGCGTGGCGCCCGACAACGCCGCCAGCCTCACCCTCTTCCGCCGTGCGGGATTCGTCGAGTGCGGCCGCAAGCGGGAATGGCGCCGCACGCCCGACGGCTGGGCCGACGAACTGCTGCTGCAAAAAATCTTTTGA
- a CDS encoding ROK family transcriptional regulator — MTSLTEFFNKHEDDALKGISHKNSIIKRNIIAHMAVNGECTLSELTKQLHISVPTITKLVQELVEENIVTDNGKVETPGGRRPNIYGLANSAIYFVGVNVGRDFMGYVVTDLQNNIILEQMDPTFELLDRPQCLDRICTNIEEFVSSCGVDRGKILGLGVCMTGRVNPTTGRSYKYFTSSEESMREIIEERVGIRTLFENDTRARCYAEYSCGKAKDENDMLYLHLGRGIAIGIVMEGKLYYGKSGFAGEFGHIPFFDNEKICACGKKGCLETEVSGIAIEEKICSLIEKGVNTILREKYDRKEPIHIDDIIAAAKNDDNLSIELIEEAGEKIGKAVAFLINIFNPETVIVGGNMAAAGDYIMLPLKSSTNKYSLNLVYKDTKFRLSKLNENANAWGVAMLIRNQVIGL, encoded by the coding sequence ATGACATCGTTAACAGAATTTTTCAACAAACACGAAGATGACGCGCTCAAAGGCATTTCGCACAAGAACAGCATCATCAAACGGAACATTATCGCCCACATGGCCGTCAACGGCGAATGCACGCTTTCGGAGCTGACCAAGCAGCTGCATATCTCCGTGCCGACCATCACCAAACTGGTACAGGAACTCGTCGAGGAGAACATCGTCACCGACAACGGCAAGGTGGAGACCCCCGGCGGACGGCGGCCCAACATCTACGGCCTGGCCAACTCCGCGATCTACTTCGTCGGCGTCAACGTCGGCCGCGATTTCATGGGCTATGTGGTCACCGATCTGCAAAACAACATCATTCTGGAACAAATGGACCCCACGTTCGAACTTCTCGACCGGCCGCAATGCCTCGACCGCATCTGCACCAACATCGAGGAGTTCGTATCCTCGTGCGGGGTGGATCGCGGCAAGATCCTCGGTCTGGGCGTCTGCATGACGGGCCGCGTGAATCCGACCACGGGCCGCAGCTACAAATATTTCACTTCGAGCGAGGAGTCGATGCGCGAAATCATCGAAGAGCGGGTCGGTATCCGCACCCTCTTCGAGAACGACACCCGCGCACGCTGCTATGCGGAGTACAGCTGCGGCAAGGCGAAGGACGAGAACGACATGCTCTACCTGCATCTGGGCCGCGGTATCGCCATCGGCATCGTCATGGAGGGCAAACTCTACTACGGCAAGAGCGGCTTCGCGGGCGAATTCGGCCACATCCCCTTCTTCGACAACGAGAAGATCTGCGCCTGCGGCAAGAAAGGCTGCCTGGAAACCGAGGTGTCGGGTATCGCCATCGAGGAGAAAATCTGCTCGCTCATCGAGAAGGGCGTCAACACCATCCTGCGCGAAAAGTACGACCGCAAGGAGCCGATCCACATCGACGACATCATCGCCGCAGCGAAGAACGACGACAACCTCTCGATCGAGCTGATCGAGGAGGCGGGCGAGAAGATCGGCAAGGCCGTCGCCTTTCTCATCAACATCTTCAACCCCGAGACGGTGATCGTCGGCGGCAACATGGCCGCAGCGGGCGACTACATCATGCTGCCGTTGAAGTCCTCGACCAACAAGTATTCGCTCAACCTCGTCTACAAGGATACGAAGTTCCGCCTCTCGAAACTCAACGAGAACGCCAATGCATGGGGCGTAGCGATGCTGATCCGCAATCAGGTCATCGGCCTCTGA
- the fabD gene encoding ACP S-malonyltransferase — MKHAYVFPGQGAQAVGMGKDLYDNVPEAKALFEQANEILGFRITDIMFAGTPDELKQTKVTQPAVFLHSVILAKALGVGPDMVAGHSLGEFSALVVAGALSFEDGLRLVSKRALAMQAACEAQPGTMAAILGLADEVVEQACAETDGVVVAANYNCPGQLVISGAVEAVDAACEKLKAAGARRALRLPVGGAFHSPLMEPARAELAEAIAEAPIHTPVCPIYQNVDAKPRTDPAVIRENLIAQLTAPVRWTQIVRNMLADGATEFTELGPGNVLQGLIKKVNAEAAAESRSTL, encoded by the coding sequence ATGAAACACGCGTATGTTTTTCCGGGTCAGGGAGCTCAGGCCGTCGGCATGGGCAAAGACCTCTACGATAACGTTCCCGAGGCCAAAGCGCTTTTCGAGCAGGCCAACGAAATCCTCGGCTTCCGCATCACCGACATCATGTTCGCCGGCACGCCCGACGAATTGAAGCAGACCAAGGTGACGCAGCCCGCCGTCTTCCTCCACTCGGTCATTCTGGCCAAGGCGCTGGGCGTCGGGCCCGACATGGTAGCCGGCCACTCGCTGGGCGAATTCTCGGCACTGGTCGTAGCCGGAGCCCTCTCGTTCGAGGACGGCCTGCGCCTGGTATCGAAGCGCGCCCTGGCCATGCAGGCCGCCTGCGAGGCGCAGCCGGGTACGATGGCCGCCATTCTGGGCCTTGCCGACGAAGTGGTCGAACAGGCTTGTGCCGAAACCGACGGCGTGGTCGTGGCCGCCAACTACAACTGCCCGGGGCAGCTCGTGATTTCGGGCGCCGTCGAAGCGGTCGACGCCGCCTGCGAGAAACTCAAAGCCGCAGGCGCACGCCGCGCCCTGCGCCTGCCCGTCGGCGGGGCGTTCCACTCGCCGCTGATGGAGCCCGCACGCGCCGAACTGGCCGAGGCGATCGCCGAAGCGCCGATCCATACGCCCGTCTGCCCGATCTATCAGAACGTAGACGCCAAACCCCGGACCGATCCGGCCGTTATCCGCGAGAACCTCATCGCCCAGCTCACGGCTCCCGTCCGCTGGACCCAGATCGTGCGGAACATGCTCGCCGACGGCGCGACGGAGTTCACCGAACTCGGCCCCGGCAACGTGCTCCAAGGCCTTATCAAGAAGGTCAACGCCGAAGCCGCCGCCGAGTCCCGCTCGACGCTCTGA
- a CDS encoding DUF4465 domain-containing protein gives MKMMKRTLLMAAAVLALAACSDDDGPDGPQLVTETVTFEDATLNTSGILTGEKLAEEVTGDTGTYKEYSGTFYTSGTASFQCYYSDQWGSSYTAGFTVSNNTNMETPGFGNQYSVYAKGGAKDSKKFAVGYYDSYNASQGKAGAVPTVTFSKKVNPLNIWISNSTYAFRWWTLGEGDMAGTIAPPEKVDAILSMRGYADGTLKKEVAFKLVDEEKGLVVDEWTNVDLTPLGWVDKIEFHFVCENVNAPAYFCIDDLTVATELNY, from the coding sequence ATGAAAATGATGAAACGAACGCTGCTCATGGCGGCAGCCGTGCTGGCGTTGGCCGCCTGCTCGGACGATGACGGCCCCGACGGCCCTCAGCTGGTGACCGAAACGGTGACTTTCGAAGATGCGACGCTGAATACCAGCGGAATCCTGACGGGCGAAAAGCTTGCGGAAGAGGTGACCGGCGATACCGGAACCTACAAGGAGTACTCCGGTACGTTCTATACGTCGGGGACGGCTTCGTTCCAGTGCTATTATTCCGATCAGTGGGGTTCTTCCTACACGGCCGGATTCACCGTGTCGAACAATACCAACATGGAGACGCCCGGATTCGGAAATCAGTACAGCGTCTACGCCAAGGGCGGAGCGAAGGATTCCAAGAAGTTCGCCGTGGGCTACTACGATTCGTACAATGCTTCGCAGGGAAAGGCGGGAGCCGTGCCGACGGTGACCTTCTCGAAGAAGGTCAACCCGCTGAACATCTGGATCAGCAACAGCACCTATGCTTTCCGCTGGTGGACTTTGGGTGAAGGCGATATGGCGGGAACGATCGCACCTCCCGAGAAGGTCGACGCGATCCTCTCGATGAGGGGTTACGCCGACGGTACGCTCAAAAAGGAGGTCGCGTTCAAGCTCGTCGACGAGGAGAAGGGGCTGGTCGTCGACGAGTGGACGAATGTCGACCTGACGCCGCTGGGCTGGGTGGACAAGATCGAGTTCCACTTCGTCTGCGAGAACGTAAATGCTCCGGCCTATTTCTGTATCGACGATCTGACGGTGGCCACGGAGTTGAATTATTGA
- a CDS encoding glycoside hydrolase family 2 TIM barrel-domain containing protein translates to MRYIPLVTALFSTLGAAAQSYDSPATVAIDRDAPRSEIVAYSTLSDALTFDRAASRYLRPVADWQEERNESGRLLTGEFTMPFAWIDRELFLHVASAGSSYEVTVNGKRAGYVQDGATPADFDITRLATEGKNRVTVTLFAPAVADALQRNPEANPALGECYVMAQPKMRVRDVVVDAALADDGNNGVLGLGIVMKTHSLNPKTTRVYYELIAPDSTKVLDGYKDLTLDMRREDTVRIMQVVPRSQMWSAGQPNLYTLIVKTRFEGRINEYVPVKVGFRTVAADKGRLLVNGEPAELRVKEFEAEPQSGELDTLRKLGYNTLRLPAGRLSRELLNRCDSLGFYVVDQLPIDTSRAGLSRKEGGNPSNDPQWLDAYLDRTQQHYHAVKRHPSIVAFSLARESANGINLYESYLRLKELEPDRPVIYTESGGEWNSDRLDL, encoded by the coding sequence ATGCGATACATTCCCCTCGTCACAGCCCTCTTTTCGACGCTCGGCGCCGCCGCCCAGTCCTACGACTCGCCCGCGACGGTGGCCATCGACCGCGACGCCCCCCGCAGCGAGATCGTGGCCTACTCCACGCTGTCCGACGCGCTGACCTTCGACCGCGCCGCATCGCGCTACCTGCGCCCGGTCGCCGACTGGCAGGAGGAGCGCAACGAATCGGGGCGTCTGCTCACGGGCGAGTTCACCATGCCCTTCGCATGGATCGACCGCGAACTCTTCCTGCACGTGGCCTCGGCAGGATCGTCCTACGAGGTGACGGTCAACGGCAAACGTGCGGGATATGTGCAGGACGGCGCGACGCCGGCCGACTTCGACATCACCCGTCTGGCCACGGAAGGGAAAAACCGGGTGACCGTCACGCTCTTCGCACCGGCGGTCGCCGATGCGTTGCAGCGCAATCCCGAAGCCAATCCCGCATTGGGAGAATGCTACGTCATGGCCCAGCCCAAGATGCGCGTGCGCGACGTCGTGGTCGACGCTGCGCTCGCCGACGACGGCAACAACGGCGTGCTGGGGCTGGGTATCGTCATGAAGACCCACTCGCTCAATCCCAAGACCACACGCGTCTACTACGAACTCATCGCCCCCGACTCGACGAAGGTGCTCGACGGCTACAAGGATCTCACGCTCGACATGCGCCGCGAGGATACGGTGCGCATCATGCAGGTCGTACCCCGTTCGCAGATGTGGAGCGCCGGACAGCCGAACCTCTACACGCTGATCGTGAAGACGCGTTTCGAAGGGCGGATCAACGAATACGTCCCCGTCAAGGTCGGATTCCGCACGGTAGCGGCCGACAAGGGGCGGCTGCTCGTCAACGGGGAACCCGCCGAGCTGCGCGTCAAGGAGTTCGAGGCCGAACCGCAGAGCGGCGAACTGGATACGCTCAGAAAATTGGGTTACAACACGCTGCGGCTGCCTGCGGGACGCCTCTCACGCGAGCTGCTGAACCGTTGCGATTCGCTGGGATTCTATGTCGTCGACCAATTGCCGATCGACACGAGCCGCGCGGGACTATCGCGCAAGGAGGGAGGCAATCCATCGAACGATCCGCAGTGGCTCGACGCCTACCTCGACCGCACGCAACAGCACTACCACGCCGTGAAGCGTCACCCGTCGATCGTCGCATTCTCGCTCGCCCGCGAGTCGGCCAACGGCATCAACCTCTACGAGAGCTATTTGCGCCTGAAAGAGTTGGAACCCGACCGGCCGGTCATCTACACCGAATCGGGCGGCGAATGGAACAGCGACCGGCTCGACCTGTAA
- a CDS encoding type I restriction enzyme HsdR N-terminal domain-containing protein, whose protein sequence is MSSYPKLNFPAVKLRASRRGDRTLVWDDLRAMWLVLTPEEWVRRHLIAYLETGCGAARRRIVQEYPVAMNGAPQRADVVVVDDDAQPLVLCECKAPEIPIDRHVLAQAVRYNSVLGARYLVLTNGRSHYCYELVEGEYRQCDRFPSIGSGMGD, encoded by the coding sequence ATGTCTTCGTACCCCAAATTGAATTTTCCTGCGGTCAAATTGCGTGCCTCGCGGCGCGGCGACCGGACGCTCGTGTGGGACGATCTGCGGGCGATGTGGCTGGTGCTCACACCCGAAGAGTGGGTGCGCCGTCACCTGATCGCCTACCTCGAAACGGGGTGCGGCGCAGCCCGTCGGCGCATCGTGCAGGAGTATCCGGTGGCGATGAACGGTGCGCCGCAGCGGGCCGATGTGGTGGTGGTGGACGATGATGCGCAGCCGTTGGTGCTCTGCGAATGCAAAGCGCCCGAAATACCGATCGACCGGCATGTGCTGGCGCAGGCCGTGCGCTACAACTCGGTGCTCGGCGCCCGCTATCTGGTGCTGACCAACGGCCGGTCGCATTATTGTTACGAACTCGTAGAAGGCGAGTATCGCCAGTGCGACCGCTTCCCTTCGATCGGTTCCGGCATGGGCGACTGA